The following proteins are encoded in a genomic region of Triticum dicoccoides isolate Atlit2015 ecotype Zavitan chromosome 1B, WEW_v2.0, whole genome shotgun sequence:
- the LOC119350935 gene encoding uncharacterized protein LOC119350935 yields the protein MAPRKMDSVVPPLSEFPSPTAARTRMAVPAYEIMFGKLQLRSLFDDYFHQPGSVNAGIILKTPEDPTVQLSAAMSPAGGEAMFRWQRDLDNPNTYVDLLASTAKPMLQVKSCAYYPKYGIGAFGTFPLLMANRGQGKEDYGIMGVRYGSKNLSVGASFLPFAVSGEVPYGAWLVTRKGRLSAGVHYKPLAGESENTAPFNDLKNWNCAISYGTGSTSLLSPSYIFALELLRSTQLVASFYRRHVIDTKGSLSPSETLKNQKTLTLLILQFDFCFAKVQLSLSVPLKYHVNLLNIG from the exons ATGGCGCCAAGGAAGATGGACTCTGTGGTGCCGCCCCTCTCCGAGTTCCCCAGCCCCACCGCCGCCCGCACCAG GATGGCGGTGCCGGCGTACGAGATCATGTTCGGCAAGCTCCAGCTTCGCAGCCTGTTCGACGACTACTTCCATCAGCCAGGCAGCGTCAACGCCGGCATCATCTTGAAGACGCCGGAGGATCCTACTGTTCAACTCAGCGCCGCC ATGTCTCCAGCTGGTGGAGAGGCCATGTTTCGGTGGCAAAG GGATTTGGATAATCCCAACACATATGTGGACCTGCTCGCGTCAACCGCAAAACC TATGTTGCAGGTGAAATCATGTGCTTACTATCCAAAGTATGGCATTGGCGCTTTCGGAACATTCCCTTTGCTTATGGCAAACAG GGGGCAGGGTAAAGAAGATTACGGTATCATGGGTGTAAGATATGGTTCGAAGAATCTGTCGGTTGGAGCATCCTTCCTGCCATTTGCTG TATCTGGTGAGGTACCCTATGGTGCATGGCTGGTTACGAGGAAAGGAAGATTAAGTGCAGGGGTACATTACAAGCCACTTG CAGGTGAAAGCGAGAACACTGCACCTTTTAATGACTTGAAAAACTGGAACTGTGCAATCAGTTATGGCACAGGGTCAACTAGCCTACTCAGCCCTTCATACATTTTTGCTCTAGAGCTTCTTCGAAGTACACAG CTGGTTGCATCATTCTATAGGCGCCATGTTATCGACACAAAG GGGAGCCTTTCCCCCAGTGAAACTTTAAAAAATCAAAAAACTCTGACACTCCTCATACTTCAGTTTGACTTCTGCTTTGCGAAGGTTCAGTTGAGTCTTTCAGTTCCATTGAAATACCATGTCAATTTGTTAAACATAGGCTAA
- the LOC119350936 gene encoding uncharacterized protein LOC119350936, with the protein MDLVPPVSDYPSPTAARARMSVPGYDVMFGKLSLRGLFDDYFMQCGGIDTRFVLKAKEDPRLQLAATISTSGDMEAQFRWHRDLDNPHTFVDLTASASEPMLRLRSCTYYPKYGIGAFGTFPFLMTNRVRSEDYGVMGLRYGSRNLSIGASFLPFALSGEVPYSAWLVGRRGSLSAGVQYKPLSGSKHPVPFTDPMNWNCAISYGMGSDSPLSPSLNFALELVRNKQLVASFYRNHVVGSMEGNTEYDFISPTNSIDLGVELAKRLNRDKPPENANDLSFQIAACWKPNEHVLVKGKAGLSKSSFAMVLNHPIMTFLTFNVADIVVSPRPPPCSKPRRCPHNISVAASSPNAANLQMAYNIAN; encoded by the exons ATGGATCTGGTCCCGCCCGTCTCCGACTACCCCAGTcccaccgccgcccgcgccag GATGTCGGTGCCGGGGTACGATGTCATGTTCGGGAAGCTCTCGCTCCGCGGCCTCTTCGACGACTACTTCATGCAGTGCGGCGGCATCGACACGCGCTTCGTGCTCAAGGCCAAGGAAGATCCTCGCCTTCAGCTGGCCGCCACT ATTTCTACAAGTGGCGACATGGAGGCTCAGTTTCGGTGGCACAG gGATTTAGATAATCCACACACATTTGTGGACTTGACTGCGTCTGCTTCGGAACC CATGTTGCGGCTAAGATCATGCACTTACTATCCAAAGTATGGTATTGGCGCCTTTGGAACATTCCCTTTCCTTATGACAAACAG GGTGCGTTCCGAAGACTATGGTGTCATGGGTTTAAGATACGGTTCAAGGAATCTGTCGATTGGAGCATCTTTTCTACCATTTGCTT TATCTGGTGAGGTACCCTATAGTGCATGGTTGGTCGGGAGAAGAGGAAGTTTAAGTGCAGGGGTCCAATACAAGCCACTTA GTGGAAGCAAGCATCCTGTGCCGTTTACTGACCCAATGAACTGGAATTGTGCAATCAGTTATGGCATGGGATCAGATAGCCCACTCAGCCCTTCACTCAATTTTGCCCTAGAGCTTGTCAGAAATAAACAG CTGGTTGCGTCGTTTTATCGGAACCATGTTGTGGGCAGCATG GAAGGAAATACTGAATACGACTTCATTAGTCCGACAAACTccattgatctcggggttgagctgGCCAAAAG GTTGAATAGAGACAAACCACCAGAAAATGCAAACGATTTGTCCTTTCAGATAGCTGCATGTTGGAAGCCTAATGAACATGTGTTAGTAAAG GGGAAGGCAGGTCTCTCCAAATCGTCCTTTGCTATGGTGCTAAACCATCCGATCATGACCTTCTTAACATTTAACGTCGCAG ACATCGTTGTGAGTCCGCGGCCACCGCCCTGTAGCAAACCAAGGCGGTGTCCTCACAACATTAGTGTGGCTGCCTCAAGCCCAAACGCCGCCAACCTGCAAATGGCGTACAACATTGCAAATTAG